The proteins below are encoded in one region of Myxococcales bacterium:
- a CDS encoding Glu/Leu/Phe/Val dehydrogenase, with protein sequence MSATPSPPVISESAVSARVLEDDYRSSPTNLPPGQRYEFFQVVQAYLEKAAKLINLPDYIHQIVSQPKNEIICHFPVKMDNGQVRLFKGYRIQHSNILGPYKGGMRFHESASLDDFKALAAIMTWKCSLMGLPFGGGKGGIKFNPRTVSRSELQRITRRFFHALGGNIGPDYDIPAPDMGTNAQSMAWAMDTYMNTVGMVQKQAVLGVVTGKPIASGGTVGREKATGQGVVFAIVDWARRNQFDLEGKKLIVQGFGNVGSHTAVLLSHMGVSLSAVGDHTGYLYNPEGFNAHRLQKYVEDKGSIAGYPNGKPITREEFFGVQADIFVPAALENQIGPAEAEALNVKLVAEGANGPCNPEGEAVLLKKGICILPDVLANAGGVTVSYYEWVQNRRSESWDLPEVDRRLREAMEQAYSRMVHAARQYQTDYRTACYCVALERLKQVYEEREIFP encoded by the coding sequence ATGAGCGCCACCCCCTCGCCTCCGGTCATCTCTGAAAGCGCCGTTTCAGCTCGCGTCTTGGAAGACGACTACCGCTCGTCTCCGACCAACCTGCCGCCGGGCCAGCGGTACGAGTTCTTTCAGGTCGTCCAGGCGTACCTGGAGAAGGCCGCGAAGCTCATCAATCTGCCGGACTACATCCATCAGATCGTGAGTCAGCCCAAGAACGAGATCATCTGCCACTTCCCGGTGAAGATGGACAACGGGCAGGTCCGCCTCTTCAAGGGCTACCGCATCCAGCACTCGAACATCCTGGGGCCGTACAAGGGGGGCATGCGCTTCCACGAGAGCGCGAGCCTCGACGACTTCAAGGCACTCGCAGCCATCATGACGTGGAAATGTTCGCTCATGGGTCTGCCGTTCGGCGGCGGTAAGGGCGGCATCAAGTTCAACCCGCGAACCGTCAGCCGGAGCGAGCTGCAGCGCATCACCCGGCGATTCTTTCACGCGCTCGGCGGCAACATTGGCCCTGACTACGACATTCCGGCGCCGGACATGGGCACCAACGCTCAGAGCATGGCGTGGGCGATGGACACGTACATGAACACGGTGGGCATGGTGCAAAAACAAGCCGTGCTCGGCGTGGTGACCGGCAAACCAATCGCCAGCGGCGGCACCGTGGGGCGCGAAAAAGCGACGGGCCAGGGTGTCGTCTTTGCGATCGTCGACTGGGCGCGCCGAAACCAGTTCGATCTCGAGGGGAAGAAGCTGATTGTTCAGGGCTTCGGCAACGTCGGCTCTCACACAGCCGTGCTCCTGAGCCACATGGGTGTGTCGCTGTCGGCGGTCGGGGACCACACCGGGTACCTCTACAACCCGGAAGGATTCAACGCGCACCGACTGCAGAAATACGTCGAGGACAAGGGCAGCATCGCGGGCTACCCCAACGGTAAGCCAATCACCCGCGAGGAGTTCTTCGGCGTTCAGGCAGACATCTTCGTGCCGGCGGCGCTCGAGAACCAGATCGGCCCTGCCGAGGCCGAGGCGTTGAACGTCAAGCTAGTCGCCGAAGGAGCCAACGGGCCCTGCAATCCGGAGGGAGAGGCTGTGCTCTTGAAGAAGGGCATCTGCATCTTGCCCGACGTGCTGGCCAACGCCGGCGGCGTGACCGTCAGTTATTACGAGTGGGTGCAGAATCGCCGCAGCGAGTCGTGGGACCTGCCCGAGGTCGACCGTCGCTTGAGGGAGGCGATGGAGCAGGCCTACAGCCGCATGGTCCACGCCGCTCGGCAGTACCAGACCGACTACCGCACCGCCTGTTACTGTGTCGCGCTCGAGCGTCTGAAACAAGTGTACGAAGAGCGCGAGATTTTCCCCTGA
- a CDS encoding phosphatidate cytidylyltransferase produces the protein MAVRFLTAVVFVPCLLALLFVGPTWGFYALVAFASAVGASELFAMTHPGDRIAQGIGVVLTLAVSAAVYFATTDSRILLAVFLIVPVVGVLLPLWRLGEIESAGLRIMANVAAPLYIGGLFATIGLLRRDLGAEGPRWVILTLTFAWLADTGGYFAGRFLGKTKLYERVSPKKTREGFYGALGGAALGAVIASLWYLPSIPLQHSIPLAIVAGGLGQMGDLVESLLKRSTGIKDSGWIVPGHGGLLDRVDALLIVSPIVYLYSVFRG, from the coding sequence CTGGCCGTACGCTTCTTGACGGCGGTCGTGTTCGTGCCGTGCTTGCTGGCGCTGCTCTTCGTGGGGCCGACCTGGGGTTTTTACGCGTTGGTGGCGTTTGCCAGCGCGGTCGGTGCGAGCGAGCTGTTTGCCATGACCCACCCCGGCGACCGCATCGCTCAGGGTATCGGAGTGGTCCTGACGCTGGCGGTGAGCGCTGCGGTCTACTTCGCCACCACGGACTCGCGCATCCTCTTGGCCGTGTTCCTCATCGTGCCCGTCGTGGGTGTGCTCTTGCCGCTGTGGCGCCTGGGTGAGATCGAGAGCGCGGGCCTGCGCATCATGGCCAACGTGGCGGCGCCGCTCTACATCGGCGGCCTGTTCGCGACGATCGGACTCCTGCGCCGCGATCTCGGCGCCGAAGGACCGCGCTGGGTCATCCTGACGTTGACGTTTGCCTGGCTCGCGGACACAGGTGGCTACTTCGCTGGCCGTTTCTTGGGCAAGACCAAGCTGTATGAACGCGTGAGCCCAAAGAAGACGCGCGAAGGATTTTATGGAGCGCTCGGCGGGGCAGCGCTCGGCGCGGTGATCGCGAGCCTCTGGTACCTGCCATCGATCCCGCTCCAGCACTCGATCCCGCTCGCGATCGTCGCCGGGGGTCTGGGTCAGATGGGCGACCTCGTCGAATCACTCTTGAAGCGCTCCACTGGCATCAAGGACAGCGGGTGGATCGTGCCTGGGCACGGCGGCCTGCTCGACCGCGTGGACGCGCTGCTCATCGTCAGCCCGATCGTGTACCTGTACAGCGTCTTCCGCGGCTGA